One Schistocerca cancellata isolate TAMUIC-IGC-003103 chromosome 1, iqSchCanc2.1, whole genome shotgun sequence genomic region harbors:
- the LOC126137754 gene encoding proline-rich protein 36-like has product MGPTVSSPLRIVASPYRRFSVSSPARLTASSSRCLHVSPPPRLAASTSRRLPVSPSPPLAASMSRRLHVSPPPRLAASPYRRLPDTPPPCLTASTTRLAASMSRRLPVSPPPRLAASTTRLAASTSRRLPVSPPPRLAASTTRLAASTSRRLPISPPPRLVSPPPRIAASPSRRLPVSPPPRLVSPPPRLAASSSHRLPVSPPSRLAASTTRLAASPYRRLPVSPPPRLAASTTRLTASTSRRLPVSPPPRLVSPPPRLAASTSRRLPVSPPPRLAASLSRRLPVSPPPRLAASPSRRLHVSLPPCLTASPYRRLHVSPPARIAASPSRRLPVSPPPRLVSPPPRLVSPPPRLAASPSRRLPVSPPRRIAASPSRRLPVSPPPRLVSPPPRLAVSPSRRLPVSPPPRLAASPSRRLPVSPPPRLAASTSRRLHISPPPRLTASTSRRLPVSPPPRLVSPPPRLAVSPYRRLPVSPPPRLVSPPPRLAAFPYRRLPVSPPTRLAILSSDQDKKLLSTNEEQTAG; this is encoded by the exons ATGGGACCGACCGTCTCGTCGCCTCTCCGAATCGTCGCTTCTCCGTACCGTCGCTTCTCTGTATCATCGCCTGCCCGTCTCACCGCCTCCTCGTCTCGCTGCCTCcacgtctcgccgcctccacgtctcgccgcctccacgtctcgccgcctccccGTATCGCCGTCTCCACCTCTCGCCGCCTCCATGTCTCGCCGCCTGcacgtctcgccgcctccacgtctcgccgcctccccgtatcgccgcctccccgaCACGCCGCCTCCCTGTCTCACCGCCTCCACGACTCGTCTCGCCGCCTCCATGTCTCGCCGCCtccccgtatcgccgcctccccgtctcgccgcCTCTACGACCCGTCTCGCAGCCtccacgtctcgccgcctccccgtatcgccgcctccccgtctcgccgcctccacgactcgtctcgccgcctccacgtctcgccgcctccccATCTCGCCGCCTCCACgactcgtctcgccgcctccccgtatcgccgcctccccgtctcgccgcctgcccgtctcgccgcctccacgactcgtctcgccgcctccacgtctcgccgCCTCCTCGTCTCAccgcctccccgtctcgccgccttcacgtctcgccgcctccacgactcgtctcgccgcctccccgtatcgccgcctccccgtctcgccgcctccccgtctcgccgcctccacgACTCGTCTCACCGCCtccacgtctcgccgcctccccgtctcgccgcctccacgACTCGTttcgccgcctccacgtctcgccgcctccacgtctcgccgcctccccgtctcgccgcctccacgtctcgccgcctccctgtctcgccgcctccccgtatcgccgcctccccgtctcgccgcctccccgtctcgccgcctccacgtctcgctGCCTCCATGTCTCACCGCCTCCCCGTATCGCCGTCTCCACGTCTCGCCGCCTgcccgtatcgccgcctccccgtctcgccgcctccccgtctcgccgcctccacgactcgtctcgccgcctccacgactcgtctcgccgcctccacgtctcgccgcctccccgtctcgccgcctccccgtatcgccgcctcgccgtatcgccgcctccccgtctcgccgcctccccgtctcgccgcctccacgactcgtctcgccgcctccacgtctcgccgTCTCTCCATctcgccgcctccccgtctcgccgcctccacgtctcgccgcctccccgtctcgccgcctccccgtatcgccgcctccccgtctcgccgcctccacgtctcgccgcctccacatctcgccgcctccacgtctcaccgcctccacgtctcgccgcctccccGTTTCGCCGCCTCCACGACTCGTCTCGCCACCTCCACGTCTCGCCGTCtccccgtatcgccgcctccccgtctcgccgcctccacgACTCGTCTCGCCACCTCCACGTCTCGCCGCCTtcccgtatcgccgcctccccgtctcgccgcCTACACGTCTCGCCATCCTCAGTTCCGATCAAG ATAAAAAACTGCTTTCTACAAATGAAGAACAGACAGCGGGCTGA